A stretch of DNA from Zonotrichia albicollis isolate bZonAlb1 chromosome 17, bZonAlb1.hap1, whole genome shotgun sequence:
TGGACTGAGACAGACTTACCTGCCTAGGCTTATAGATTTTGCCAAGATTTTTTGTGCACTTAAACAAGTTATTTGTATTTTCACTGTTTCAGAGGTCAGATGTGTGCCTATGTGTAGTTTTATTTGCAACCATCCTTTGTCTTTCATATATGACAGCATGCTCTTCACTCAAGTGAAGAGCAATTTTTCATGTGTGTATTTGATACCTAGGTCAATTTGTTTAAGCTGTTAGAAGGAATTTCTATATATTAATAAAATCAATAATAACGTTCTTGAAGTAGTAAGACTAAACCTCGCATTAATGTTAAATACAATATCTCACAAAATTATTATGCTCAGTCTTGATTAGAATATATATGGGAATAACTTAAGCTTGAGAACAGCTTTGTAAGATTAAAGGATGATTCACTAGTCAATCTATCATTCTGTTAATTATAACTATATAGAAATTGTTCCTTAAAAATATCTTATAATGACAAATCATCCCTTCAGATTTAGAGGCATTACACATGCATATTGAGGACAAAATTTCATCCATTTGGAGTCTCACAAGAAAGATTGCAATTACCTAATTTTGTGTACTTTTTAGAGTTTTTTTGTAATAATAAGATAAAGCTCAGCTATGTTGAGCCCCTTTAATGCAAAGATATGACTTAGTGGGCAAGAAATAGATCCCATATTTGAAAGTGTCTATTTGGAGTCTATTGAACCACTTACAAGCCATGTCACAACAGCATTAGGATAAAATACAACTGGTTCtcttgcagaaatattttttttaataagcaaAGGGCCCATGATTAATTTAATTGCAAGATTAGCCATCTTATTTTGACCCTTCGACATTCAGCCCATTATAAAATTGACTATATGTCAAATCCTCAAGTCCTTCAAATTGTGTCTGGTCcatatttcagttttaaatcCATAATTTGACACTGTTCTGGTGAGATATAAGAATCCAACAGTttcaaaaaatgaacaaaaaaaaataattagaacTTGTGTTCACCCATGAAAGAAAtgcactttttttcctttacacaGCATGAATCTCAAGATTATTATCTTAAGTTATTGAAAGTTGAGAGAAATTTGCATATTTTTCCTGACATGACTTCCTAAAAATATTACTCTAGAACCTGTTCGAATAAAGCTAGTGTCTTAGTCCCTGGATTTTCTCTGCAGAATAGACAGGAAACATAGGCACTTGGTTAAAAAACATAATCAGAGAGGTCTGCAACAAGGAAACTATTAATACAAAAAGAGAAGTAAAACAAGAACTATTGCTCTGCTTTGGTGAAATTTTGTCACTGGTGCTGTAAGTATCTCAACTACTGTTGCCTGGGGTGAAGACCTAAAATAAAGGACTGTGTAGATAGACTGTTATCATGTTTGTGGGAAAACTCTCCGACTGGGAACGTGAAAGGCTAAAACTCAAACCCGTTAAATAGTGAAAGAGACTTGAGTCTTTTGGGAGAGCTTGATCACAAGAAACGTCTAAATCTAAAAACAGACAGATTTTAGCAGGATGAGACACATTTCTCCGTGCAGCATTCCATGTGGAGAATTCCTGTTATTAGGTGGGAAGCGCAAAAATTTTATCAGGCCGGGATTTTATCGCCTACACACCTGAGGAGGATCAGTCCCACATGAAGCTTTTGCTCCCTGGCATCCCCGATCCTCTCGCTGCCTCACCTGGCACTCGTGAGGCGGCTCTCCGGGCGGGCGCCGAGCGCGCTGTGAGGGGAGCCGAACGCTGAGCGAGAAGCGGCAGCCGTGGGGCGGGGCGATTCCTGGGGGGCGACAAGGAGGCggagctcggccccagcccccgAGCCGCACGGGGCGAAGAGCTCCTTGCAGGGGCCGCGGGCTCCCTGCAGGCTTGCCCCTCCTTGGCTGCGCTTGGGCGGCAGCCCCGGCAAGGGGCCGGGGGAGGCGCCTCGCAACAGATGGTTCAAGCCGGCTCCTGGCGCGGCCCGCATTGGCCAGCGACGCGGGAAAGGGCGGGCGGGCGCGCCGCAGTGGTGGCTCCGCGGCGGGGGCGCAGCGCTCACAGCCTAGATCTCTTGCCTCCCGCCAGGCTGCCGAGATCACCTCCGCTGCGGAGCGTTGGTCGCCTCTCACGGCTCCAGCACCTGTGAGTGTCCGCCTGGCGAGGCTGCGAGTGGCGCCGCATCCGCTGGCAGCCGGCCAGggcccccggggccgctccTGCGGCGGGCGGGAGGCCCGGAGGGCGCGAGGCCCGGAGGGCGCGGCTGCCGCCCgcgcctggggctgggagccgcagccgccgccTCCTCCAGTCTAACCGGTGCGCTGGGGAAACGGGGAGAGGCTGGGGGGATTCTCCCCCGGGTGGGAGACGGAATCCATGCCGGGGGAATTCTTATCACCGATAGGTGAGGGGAACCGCTGCTccctcttccctctcctcctttccctgtaTTTCAGCTTCACCCATGCAGAGCCGCTTGTAGTGAGTGATTACCGGGTTTCGGTCCTCGGCGCTCCGTGGAGAGTGGGGGGCCGGACTGTCAGGTGGGGAGCTGAGATGCCGGGGAAGTGACTTGCCCAAGGTCAGTCTGTGAGACAGTGGCAAATAACGTCCTGTACTAAAAACTTCTGATTTCTAGCCTTGTGCTGGGGTGTTCAACAACCCTGCAAGGCACCAGGCATAAATCTGGCTGTAggactattttttttctcagagtttttttgtttatttgtgtttggggttttttgttttggttttttttggttgatgTTGTTAGTTTGTTTTAAAATCATGTATGGCTGTTAAAGCATGCAGAGGTGCAGCATCTGTGTCATCTCCTTTGTTTTCTCCAACCTTCAGAAATGTAAATGGATGCATAAGTGATTATGCTTTTCTGTGACTAATGTTAAACTTAGTAGGAAATTACTGGTAAAAAAACACcatgtttttttccaaaactttTACCATGGCAAtaaattggttttttttggttttttttcctattaataGTGAATGTCTTCTTATACCATCTGAGAGTTGTTGTGAAAAGCCTTTAAATTGGTTAAGTGGAAGATGCATTCCAAAATTAATCTGCAGCGCAATAGCGTTTATTCTCAGTGCATGTAAGATATAAGGCATGGCAGGCCGTGCTTTTAGAACTTATGCACTAGAGTATAAAGTGGTTGAGTTCTCTGAAGGATGCAACTGGAGTGTTTGTTTTTGTCCTAGCTATGTACATAGCaattctctttccttctctctctcctctccaagAATAATTTCAATGAGTTTGCACAAAAATATTCTGCAGCTTATCCCCACTAATGTTTAGTATTTCTTTTGAATTTCCCATTATGTGAAAATAAAACTGACACCTATGAGcatatattttaaagtattatTAGAGTAGTCAGAGTCAATCCTTTTTATAGACTTTAACTAATCCTTGCATTTCATAAAATTATCTAAAGCAGTGAAACTGAAAAGTTTAAATGTGCTGTTCAAAAGCTAAACTGTCCTTGCTACCATCTCAGTTTACCTTAGCTGCTCCTCTTGTTTTTTTTGGAGGTGGGGTGGGAGGGTAGGGAAATGGAACATGAGAGAAGTTAAATGCGCAAAATGTTAGTGTAAATAGGAcagctttatttttaatctcTGTTAGGAGTTAGGTGAACTCTACACTCTTCAACGCAAATCATGGAATTGAAGGCCAGGTTTCCAGTATCACAGGGTTCCCCTAGTGTGGATATTTTGTCATTTGCATTTGGAGGGGTTTGTAGGTGTTTGTTTTAGTCTCATTCAGAAAATAGAGTGTTGGTCTCAAATActttactggattttttttttttcccctggacttggatatttgaaaaaaaaaaaagacacttttAATTGTGCTTGTGTTTTGGCTATATATTATTTGatgggctttt
This window harbors:
- the LOC141731120 gene encoding uncharacterized protein LOC141731120 is translated as MAEGIRREDVASTYKLTLGKSLPRHLSSPPDSPAPHSPRSAEDRNPTGGGGGCGSQPQARAAAAPSGPRALRASRPPQERPRGPWPAASGCGATRSLARRTLTGAGAVRGDQRSAAEVISAAWREARDLGCERCAPAAEPPLRRARPPFPASLANAGRARSRLEPSVARRLPRPLAGAAAQAQPRRGKPAGSPRPLQGALRPVRLGGWGRAPPPCRPPGIAPPHGCRFSLSVRLPSQRARRPPGEPPHECQVRQREDRGCQGAKASCGTDPPQSIQWELNKYWVLLMQHKKRSIARKLLDQPVTKYN